A window of Reinekea marina contains these coding sequences:
- a CDS encoding PilN domain-containing protein, which translates to MTKQVNLVSADLLPGYGPVQLPVFIWVFLASLICAVLWVLSAYNTRAELTAEQMIWKNSASNQQQALVSYQSLHPEMFNEEQLEQLNVSLTADLNLRRTTLQDLADQLENSIEGFTSPLKQLSDYDVNGLWLETIHLRNGQRSFSLTGYAQTPELIPEYIAQLGNSEFKGISIQQLSVQKEANQRGLWRFSLSNDKQIDMAEVR; encoded by the coding sequence ATGACCAAACAAGTTAACCTTGTCTCTGCCGATTTATTGCCAGGGTACGGCCCTGTGCAATTACCGGTTTTTATTTGGGTATTTTTGGCTTCACTTATTTGCGCCGTGCTATGGGTTTTATCAGCCTACAACACGCGTGCTGAATTAACTGCTGAACAAATGATTTGGAAAAATAGCGCGAGCAATCAACAGCAAGCACTGGTTTCTTACCAATCGTTGCACCCTGAAATGTTTAATGAAGAACAGCTTGAACAACTTAACGTGTCCTTAACAGCCGACCTAAACCTAAGGCGAACCACGTTACAAGATTTAGCCGATCAACTTGAAAATTCAATTGAAGGTTTTACCTCGCCCTTGAAGCAATTATCAGACTATGACGTCAATGGCCTTTGGCTAGAGACTATTCATCTTCGTAACGGTCAACGATCTTTCAGCTTAACAGGCTATGCTCAAACGCCTGAATTAATCCCCGAATACATTGCTCAGTTAGGTAACTCTGAATTTAAGGGCATTTCTATTCAACAGCTCAGCGTACAAAAAGAAGCTAATCAGCGCGGTTTGTGGCGCTTCAGTTTGTCTAACGACAAACAAATAGATATGGCGGAGGTACGTTAA
- a CDS encoding FAD-dependent monooxygenase: MPTETESWKMEKYELVIVGGGMVGLTMALALRPMLELNAKITLIDPAPEPSDTDLASPSFDDRATALSKYSFNALAALGISTLDQHSSPIKAIEVSDRGHAGYHLMEATEQGLDQFGAVIANKTLGLLLWQKAKSLNIEYRFNQRVSTIKPDARGHTLSLSNEDKIHSQFVLLCDGGRSGLHHQLGLQETITNFQAHARIAIIKAKKPHAGTAYERFTQQGPIALLPFGDYSALVWTIPNDRYEKISQFDKSQSLAWLNEQVGQRLGLIEDISDWQDYPLVEKQLPVSISHGFLALGNAAATLHPVAGQGFNLAIRGMMRSAQTLNNAYRHNQAMPSFEQCQCLASELQKDQKTTALFSNRLISLFGSPQPAIQVGRGLGLNSLDRHPLLSQSFALAGMGLLQQAPGLI; this comes from the coding sequence ATGCCCACTGAAACGGAAAGTTGGAAAATGGAAAAGTACGAGTTAGTTATTGTAGGTGGAGGAATGGTAGGCCTGACTATGGCCCTTGCACTGCGGCCTATGCTCGAATTAAACGCTAAAATCACATTGATTGATCCCGCGCCAGAACCCTCCGATACCGATTTAGCCTCACCAAGTTTTGATGATCGAGCAACGGCTCTTTCGAAATACAGTTTTAACGCATTAGCCGCTTTAGGCATCTCTACTCTAGATCAACACAGCAGCCCTATTAAAGCCATCGAGGTCTCCGATCGAGGACATGCAGGTTACCATTTAATGGAAGCAACTGAGCAAGGCTTAGATCAATTCGGTGCGGTTATTGCGAACAAAACCTTAGGCCTTCTGCTTTGGCAAAAAGCTAAATCGCTGAATATTGAGTACCGTTTCAACCAACGGGTGTCTACCATTAAGCCCGACGCTCGTGGACACACGTTATCGCTCAGCAATGAAGATAAGATTCACAGTCAATTCGTTCTGCTGTGTGATGGCGGTCGTTCTGGACTACACCATCAACTGGGCTTACAAGAAACCATCACAAATTTTCAAGCCCACGCTCGCATTGCCATTATTAAAGCAAAAAAACCGCACGCAGGTACGGCCTATGAACGATTCACACAACAAGGGCCTATTGCTTTATTGCCTTTTGGCGATTACAGCGCCTTAGTCTGGACCATACCGAATGATCGCTACGAAAAGATATCCCAGTTCGATAAATCACAATCGCTGGCATGGCTAAATGAGCAGGTCGGTCAGCGCTTAGGGTTAATCGAAGACATAAGCGATTGGCAAGACTACCCGCTGGTTGAAAAGCAATTACCGGTCTCTATCAGTCACGGGTTTTTAGCGCTCGGAAATGCGGCAGCCACCTTGCATCCCGTTGCAGGCCAGGGGTTCAATTTGGCCATTCGTGGAATGATGCGCAGCGCCCAAACCCTGAACAACGCTTACCGGCATAATCAAGCCATGCCAAGTTTCGAACAGTGCCAGTGCTTAGCGTCTGAATTGCAGAAAGACCAAAAGACAACCGCATTATTTTCGAATCGTCTTATTTCTTTATTTGGTTCACCCCAACCCGCTATTCAAGTGGGTCGCGGCTTAGGGTTAAATAGCCTCGATCGCCACCCGCTATTGAGCCAATCGTTCGCTTTGGCAGGCATGGGATTATTACAACAGGCTCCGGGCTTAATTTGA
- the malE gene encoding maltose/maltodextrin ABC transporter substrate-binding protein MalE, protein MNPNKTIKMSAIGLLLAMLIPAAQAFKDNTLVVWINNDKGIAGLAKLAEQFQQATGMDVKIESQDDWPEGHGDPANRYNRVAATAEGPDIIIWPHDRFGNWINEGYLEPVQPSVELFNTIDDFAWNAVTVGDAIYGYPIAMEAISLIYNKDLISEPPKSWDEVIALDKQLRKQGKRAIMWPTTNVYFTWPLVTSAGGFSFKKVNQAYQLTEVGVDNRGAVKGLSLLQKLVKEGVIEEGDGSDWGAMMTGFKEGNIAMNINGPWVWNELKAANMNFGLAKFPRVDDSAGLGRPFVGFLSAAINSSSPNTEMAKKFLEEYVVTYNGVKTIDADRPIGAAANKQFMSELKADVLIAHTYIMAATGETMPDIPEMKRFWSSMEFALAEIVNNNAPVKTTIESVGTRLRKLDKMKMWSRKHYLTSNSSN, encoded by the coding sequence ATGAATCCTAATAAAACAATAAAAATGAGTGCCATTGGCCTCTTGTTGGCCATGCTAATTCCAGCCGCGCAAGCTTTTAAAGACAACACCTTAGTAGTTTGGATAAACAATGATAAGGGAATAGCCGGGCTGGCAAAGCTTGCCGAGCAGTTTCAGCAAGCCACGGGTATGGATGTTAAAATTGAATCGCAAGACGATTGGCCTGAAGGTCATGGCGACCCAGCCAACCGTTACAACCGTGTAGCTGCAACGGCTGAAGGACCGGATATCATTATTTGGCCACACGATCGTTTTGGTAATTGGATTAATGAAGGCTATTTAGAGCCCGTGCAGCCTTCTGTTGAGCTGTTTAATACCATTGATGATTTTGCTTGGAATGCGGTAACGGTTGGGGATGCCATATACGGTTACCCCATTGCCATGGAAGCCATTTCTCTTATTTATAATAAAGACCTTATTTCTGAACCACCAAAAAGCTGGGATGAAGTCATCGCCCTAGACAAGCAACTTCGTAAGCAAGGCAAGCGCGCTATTATGTGGCCAACCACCAATGTTTACTTCACTTGGCCGTTAGTCACCTCGGCTGGTGGTTTTTCATTTAAAAAAGTAAATCAGGCGTATCAATTAACCGAAGTCGGTGTTGATAATCGCGGTGCAGTGAAAGGTTTATCGTTGCTTCAAAAGTTGGTTAAAGAAGGCGTAATCGAAGAAGGCGATGGAAGCGACTGGGGCGCAATGATGACCGGCTTTAAGGAAGGAAATATTGCCATGAATATTAATGGCCCTTGGGTTTGGAATGAGTTGAAGGCTGCGAATATGAATTTTGGTTTAGCTAAATTTCCGCGAGTTGACGACAGTGCTGGATTAGGGCGACCTTTTGTTGGATTCTTATCTGCGGCCATCAACAGTTCGTCGCCAAACACCGAAATGGCGAAGAAATTTTTGGAAGAGTACGTTGTGACCTATAATGGCGTTAAAACCATTGATGCAGATAGACCGATCGGTGCGGCCGCGAATAAGCAATTTATGTCCGAACTAAAAGCGGATGTGCTCATTGCGCATACCTATATTATGGCCGCTACTGGTGAAACCATGCCAGACATTCCAGAAATGAAACGTTTTTGGAGTTCGATGGAATTTGCGTTGGCTGAAATTGTAAATAACAACGCTCCTGTCAAAACAACGATAGAATCAGTGGGTACTCGATTACGAAAATTAGATAAAATGAAAATGTGGTCACGTAAACACTATTTGACTTCAAATTCGAGTAACTAA
- a CDS encoding tRNA (cytidine(34)-2'-O)-methyltransferase, producing MFEIALFEPQIAPNTGNIIRLVANNGCKLHLIEPLGFSLDEKKVRRAGLDYHDLANVTIHPNYNAFKEAMGEKRIIACTTKGTRFHSDVQYREDDVLLFGAETHGLHPDVMDSIAPEHRIKIPMRESNRSLNLSNAVAIISYEAWRQLDYIDAIQF from the coding sequence ATGTTTGAAATTGCTTTGTTTGAACCTCAAATCGCGCCTAATACGGGCAATATTATTCGATTGGTTGCCAATAACGGTTGTAAATTGCATTTGATCGAGCCACTTGGGTTTTCTCTGGATGAAAAAAAGGTTCGACGCGCTGGGCTGGATTACCATGATTTAGCCAACGTAACCATTCACCCAAATTACAACGCCTTTAAAGAGGCCATGGGCGAGAAACGGATAATTGCTTGCACCACCAAGGGCACGCGCTTTCATAGCGATGTTCAATACCGAGAAGATGACGTTTTACTTTTTGGCGCAGAAACACACGGTTTACACCCTGATGTGATGGACAGCATCGCGCCGGAACACCGAATAAAAATTCCTATGCGTGAATCAAACCGTAGCCTAAATTTATCTAACGCGGTAGCTATTATCTCGTATGAAGCATGGCGACAACTCGACTATATAGATGCTATTCAATTTTAA
- a CDS encoding UbiH/UbiF/VisC/COQ6 family ubiquinone biosynthesis hydroxylase has translation MTHTNSHDIIISGAGLVGLSLALACAQKGFKIALIEKNAPQPLTLESGQFSPRVSAINHASERFLRSIGVWQTLPRQRMCGYNKMHVWDGLGSAALNFNADEVQASHLGHIIENNLIIDALWQGIYQHQSIDLFLSKQVTGLEQNKERANVILSSQEQLSASLVVGAEGKYSPIRQLAEIETYDWDYQHTAIVTTVTHQHYHDHCAQQVFLDSGPLAFLPLSDELDGQNKSSIVWSVKTPQAETLLALSDGEFRNALNQAFEHKLGEIDAIDTRFSFPLKAQQAKTVFKDRVAIVGDAAHTIHPLAGLGVNLGFLDAAALAQELTRAKQKQIDLTHPFVLRRYQRTRKSHNWAVAALMEALKRGFDTQHPFSVLARNAGMNLLNKHSLAKRPLILAALGDIGTN, from the coding sequence ATGACGCATACAAACTCACACGACATCATCATTTCAGGCGCAGGTCTGGTTGGACTTTCACTTGCATTAGCTTGCGCGCAAAAAGGGTTCAAAATTGCTTTAATCGAGAAAAATGCGCCACAGCCTCTAACATTAGAATCAGGGCAGTTTTCGCCTCGAGTCAGTGCTATTAATCATGCCAGTGAACGATTTTTACGATCGATTGGGGTTTGGCAAACCCTGCCAAGACAGCGCATGTGTGGATACAATAAAATGCATGTATGGGATGGACTTGGCAGTGCTGCATTAAATTTTAATGCCGATGAAGTTCAAGCCAGCCACCTGGGGCATATAATCGAAAACAACCTCATAATTGATGCCTTGTGGCAAGGTATTTACCAGCACCAGTCCATTGATTTGTTTTTATCGAAGCAGGTAACTGGCCTTGAACAAAACAAGGAACGCGCGAACGTTATCCTATCTAGCCAAGAACAACTCAGCGCCTCATTAGTGGTAGGCGCTGAAGGTAAGTACTCACCTATTCGTCAATTAGCGGAAATTGAAACCTATGATTGGGATTATCAACACACCGCAATCGTGACTACGGTTACACACCAGCACTACCATGATCATTGCGCTCAACAGGTCTTTTTAGACTCCGGTCCGTTGGCATTTTTGCCCTTAAGTGATGAACTTGACGGTCAAAATAAAAGCAGCATTGTTTGGTCAGTAAAAACCCCGCAGGCTGAAACACTTTTGGCGCTATCCGATGGCGAATTTCGAAATGCACTGAATCAAGCCTTTGAACATAAACTTGGGGAAATCGACGCCATAGACACTCGTTTTTCATTTCCACTGAAAGCTCAACAGGCAAAAACGGTATTCAAAGATCGAGTCGCTATCGTTGGCGATGCGGCCCACACTATTCACCCGCTTGCAGGCTTGGGTGTAAACCTCGGCTTTTTAGACGCGGCGGCCTTAGCTCAGGAGCTCACAAGAGCAAAGCAAAAACAGATCGACCTAACACACCCCTTCGTATTGCGGCGCTATCAACGTACACGAAAATCACATAATTGGGCCGTTGCAGCTTTAATGGAAGCCTTGAAACGCGGTTTTGACACTCAGCATCCTTTTTCTGTCTTAGCTCGTAATGCGGGTATGAATTTACTCAATAAGCACTCACTAGCCAAAAGACCGTTAATCTTGGCAGCTCTGGGCGATATTGGGACCAATTAG